A window of Mytilus edulis chromosome 10, xbMytEdul2.2, whole genome shotgun sequence contains these coding sequences:
- the LOC139493024 gene encoding uncharacterized protein aq_987-like, translated as MISSGDIFRGAPEADALVSPANSFGFMDGGIDMVYTNMFGWQMQERLQKVIREDYNGENIVGNAIIIPAFGKEPDEEIIENMKKCNLCGGRPIKFLISAPTMRVPKDVISTSNAFLAFRATIIAVEKHNRNPENEPIRSVLCPGLGTAVGRMPFDRCAFQVCY; from the exons GGTATCACCAGCAAATAGTTTTGGCTTTATGGATGGGGGTATAGATATGGTCTATACAAATATGTTTGGTTGGCAAAT GCAAGAAAGACTACAGAAAGTGATACGAGAAGACTATAATGGTGAAAATATTGTA GGAAATGCCATTATTATTCCAGCTTTTGGTAAAGAGCCAGATgaagaaataattgaaaatatgaaGAAATGTAATTTATGTGGTGGAAGGCCAATAAAGTTTCTAATTTCTGCTCCAACAATGAGAGTTCCAAAAGATGTGATTAGTACATCTAACGCTTTCCTGGCATTTAGAGCTACAATCATAGCTG TTGAGAAACACAACAGAAACCCAGAAAATGAACCAATCAGAAGTGTCCTATGTCCAGGTCTTGGAACTGCTGTTGGTAGAATGCCATTTGACAGATGTGCTTTCCAGGTTTGTTATTAA